The proteins below are encoded in one region of Vicinamibacteria bacterium:
- a CDS encoding DUF6624 domain-containing protein: protein MERVHLEHAERLAAIVAQYGWPGVERVGADGEEAAWLILQHAISDPHFQREGLRRLKEAAERGDAPWYQVALLEDRIRFNAGRAQLYGTQLDWDENGQLSPLPGIEDPSRLEERRRAVGLGPFEAEIARKRKAAAQWGEKPPSDLGEHRRKMEAWARKVGWR, encoded by the coding sequence CGATGGAGCGCGTACACCTCGAGCATGCCGAACGCCTCGCCGCAATCGTTGCCCAGTACGGCTGGCCGGGTGTCGAACGCGTCGGGGCCGACGGTGAGGAGGCCGCGTGGCTCATCCTTCAGCACGCCATCAGCGATCCGCATTTTCAACGCGAAGGGCTGCGCAGGCTCAAAGAGGCGGCCGAGCGCGGCGATGCTCCCTGGTATCAAGTCGCATTGCTTGAGGATCGGATTCGTTTCAACGCGGGTCGGGCTCAACTCTACGGGACCCAACTCGACTGGGACGAGAACGGTCAGTTGAGTCCCCTTCCCGGGATCGAGGATCCGTCACGGTTGGAAGAGCGTCGCAGGGCCGTCGGACTCGGACCATTCGAGGCCGAGATCGCACGCAAGAGAAAGGCGGCGGCACAATGGGGAGAGAAGCCCCCATCCGACCTCGGTGAGCACCGGCGGAAGATGGAGGCTTGGGCGCGGAAGGTCGGCTGGCGCTAG
- a CDS encoding NAD(P)-binding protein, producing MDDDDIALGMNRPITRRDFFQGMAVGASTLGARGYRPRRQEAETTVYPPELQGLRGQHPSAMALGHRVRDGELAEPRDFVETGESYDLAVVGAGIAGLAAAFVFQKERKDDPTILLLDNHDDFGGHARRNVFDFQGTQLIGPGGTYALESPESSPREATRVFDQLGIDLERMVAFRDGGFNQRFGLSSAVVFDSRVFPGARTTWVNRWYEVPYGEFFARAPISEGVRRELVELYTTRKDYLDGASNRDALLSEMSWESFIREKMGLSDDAVRFANLYATDLIGLGADAASALDAFEVGPGFYGMGGEGFHEVDGILRYAYEPIHRYPDGNHTIARHLLKALLPQTLSGPDTMEGVFNARVRYDRFDREGQRVRIRLRSMVGRIEHDGGERGGSLSLFYTREDGKLYRVHARHVVMSGWGSVAKHILPELSREQRQALGEYRYSSAIYINVMLRHWRPIADLGWSEAFWPDGYCTWMHIADPLRVGDYRPTYHPDRPTLLSLYKYIYKPGLEPAQQMELGRYEMEQKSFEVYEREIRRELTHILGPFGFDAAEDIVGLTVNRWGHGYNYFSAPAPWSKRKDPPYESGRRRLGRISFAGADAGGSPWTQAAIAQAWRAAQEQLEID from the coding sequence GTGGATGACGACGACATCGCCCTGGGAATGAACCGCCCGATCACTCGGCGGGATTTTTTTCAGGGGATGGCGGTTGGCGCGTCCACCCTCGGAGCACGGGGATATCGACCCAGGCGGCAAGAAGCGGAAACTACAGTTTATCCGCCCGAGCTCCAGGGGCTCCGCGGTCAGCATCCGTCGGCGATGGCACTCGGCCATCGCGTCCGGGACGGCGAGCTCGCCGAGCCTCGTGATTTCGTGGAGACGGGTGAGAGCTACGACCTCGCTGTGGTGGGCGCAGGAATCGCGGGCCTCGCCGCCGCGTTCGTCTTTCAAAAGGAGCGCAAAGACGACCCCACGATCCTGCTCCTGGACAACCACGATGATTTCGGTGGCCACGCGAGGCGGAACGTCTTCGACTTCCAGGGCACGCAACTCATCGGGCCGGGCGGCACCTATGCCCTGGAATCCCCGGAGAGCTCGCCTCGTGAGGCCACGCGCGTTTTCGACCAGTTGGGGATCGACCTGGAACGCATGGTGGCGTTTCGGGACGGAGGCTTCAATCAGCGCTTCGGGCTATCCTCGGCAGTCGTCTTCGATTCCCGGGTGTTTCCCGGCGCCCGGACCACCTGGGTGAATCGCTGGTACGAGGTTCCTTATGGGGAGTTTTTCGCGCGGGCGCCGATCTCCGAAGGGGTACGGCGCGAGCTGGTCGAGCTCTATACCACCCGCAAAGACTATCTCGATGGCGCTTCGAATCGTGATGCTCTGCTGTCGGAGATGAGCTGGGAGAGTTTCATCCGCGAGAAGATGGGACTTTCCGACGACGCGGTCCGTTTTGCCAATCTCTACGCGACGGACCTCATCGGCCTGGGTGCCGATGCCGCCTCGGCGCTCGATGCATTCGAAGTCGGTCCCGGCTTCTACGGGATGGGCGGGGAAGGCTTTCACGAAGTCGATGGCATCCTGCGCTACGCCTACGAGCCCATCCACCGCTACCCGGATGGCAACCACACCATCGCTCGCCACCTTCTCAAGGCTCTCCTGCCCCAGACCCTTTCCGGTCCGGACACCATGGAAGGTGTCTTCAACGCCCGCGTTCGTTACGACCGGTTCGATCGTGAGGGGCAGCGAGTTCGGATCCGGTTGCGCTCGATGGTCGGGCGCATCGAGCACGACGGCGGAGAGCGAGGTGGATCACTCTCGCTTTTCTACACGCGGGAGGACGGGAAGCTCTATCGCGTACATGCCCGCCACGTTGTGATGTCGGGTTGGGGCTCCGTGGCCAAGCACATCCTGCCCGAGCTTTCCCGGGAGCAACGCCAGGCACTCGGTGAGTATCGCTACAGCTCGGCCATCTATATCAACGTCATGCTGAGACACTGGCGCCCGATCGCCGATCTCGGCTGGTCCGAGGCATTCTGGCCGGATGGCTATTGCACCTGGATGCACATCGCCGATCCCCTTCGGGTGGGCGACTACCGGCCGACCTATCATCCCGACCGGCCCACCCTCCTCAGCCTGTACAAGTACATCTACAAGCCCGGGCTCGAGCCAGCGCAGCAGATGGAGCTCGGACGCTATGAGATGGAGCAAAAGAGTTTCGAAGTCTACGAGCGGGAGATCCGACGGGAGTTGACGCATATCCTCGGTCCTTTCGGATTCGATGCCGCCGAAGACATCGTGGGTCTCACCGTGAACCGCTGGGGCCACGGCTACAACTACTTCAGTGCACCCGCTCCCTGGTCGAAACGAAAGGACCCACCCTACGAAAGCGGACGCCGGCGCCTGGGTAGAATCTCCTTCGCCGGCGCGGACGCCGGCG